The proteins below are encoded in one region of Methanophagales archaeon:
- the purS gene encoding phosphoribosylformylglycinamidine synthase subunit PurS — protein MEVEVKIRLKHGVADPEGENTKKALNLLGFTNVVAVRTIKTFIIDVKVEDGDGNKDGDVERVRHEVEEMCKRLLANPVIQEYEINILG, from the coding sequence ATGGAAGTAGAGGTAAAGATAAGACTGAAGCATGGAGTTGCGGATCCGGAAGGAGAGAATACGAAGAAGGCATTAAATCTATTAGGATTCACGAATGTGGTGGCAGTGAGAACAATTAAGACGTTTATAATAGATGTAAAAGTAGAAGATGGGGATGGTAATAAGGATGGAGACGTGGAAAGGGTGAGGCACGAGGTAGAAGAGATGTGTAAGAGACTCCTTGCCAATCCCGTTATTCAGGAGTATGAGATAAACATATTGGGGTAG